Genomic window (Candidatus Zixiibacteriota bacterium):
GCTGGCGCCGGCCCGCCTTTGAAAAAATAGTTAATTAAATAAACCACATCGGTTATATTTACTTCATCATCACAGCTGGCATCGCCTGAGGTCAGAGGATCTGGAGCAGGTCCGTTTCTTAAAAGATAATTGATTAAATAAACTACATCTGACACGTTCAGCTTTTTATCGTTATTTACATCCCAACGCAGTAAATTGACATATTTGATGGTAGCATAGTCCTCACGCGTTCCAGCGCCCACACTCCATCCAGTGACATAAACATTACCAAGACCGTCCACAGTTATCTCATCAGCCCAATCATAGTAGTTTCCCGGCCCATTATACCTTTTCAACCAGACCATCGCCCCATTTGGGTCATACTGTATGGTTGTATAGTCACGATCAGTCCCATTGCCGTAACTCCATCCTGTTACATAGACATTGCCGGCGGTATCTATAGCAATAGATGAAGACCCATCTTCATCGTTCCTTGGCCCATTATATCTTCTCACCCAGGCTGTATCTCCATCCGGATAATACTTGATCGTTGCATAATCAAATCCTGTGCCATTACCGATACTTCCCCCGGTCACATAGACATTACCAAAACCATCGACTGTAATATCACGAGATTCATCCAAGCTGTTATCAGGACCGTTATATCTCCTCACCCAAGCGGTGTCTCCATTAGCGTAATATTTTATGGTGGCGTAGTCAAAATAATTTGCATAGCTTCCTATTCCCGCACTACCCCCGGTTACGTAAACATTATCAGAATCATCTATGGCTATAGCAAAAGCCTCGTCCCAGTCATTTCCCAGTCCATTGTATCTTCTGACCCAAGCAGTATCTCCGTTAGGATAGTACTTGATAGTGACATAATCCAAAGCCCTTCCTGGACCAACTGTGGTATAACCTGTCACATACGCATTACCAGAACGATCTAAGACCATACCATGAGGCACGTCATTATAATTTCCTGGTCCATTATATCTTTTCACCCAGAGCTCGTTCCCAGTCGGGTCATACTTAATTGTAGCAAAATCATAGCCCACCCCAATGCCGGTGCTATATCCGGTTACATACATATTCCCTGAAACATCTACGGCTATATCCAAACCTTCATCCCAGGCGTTTGCTGGCCCGCTGTATATTCTTACCCAAGCTGTATCCCCATTCGGATAATACTTGATGGTAGCATAGTCTGAGTGAGTTCCCGTAAAATCACATGCTCCAGTTACATAAACATTTCCAGAACTATCTACAGCTATGGCATCAGCAGCGTCAAAGATACCAGTTGGTCCATTATATCTTCTTACCCAAGCAGTATCTCCATTCGGACGATATTTTATGGTGGCATAGTCAGGTTGCGACGTAGAGTCATAACCAGAGCCAGATACCCCAGTTACGTAAACGTTCCCAGAAGCATCTATTGCTAAATCTGTCGCCCAATCATCAAAATTCGTTGGCCAGTTATACCTTTTCACCCAGGCGATATCAACCTGAGCAAGGAGAGATGTGGTAAAGAAGAAGATATGATTCGACATACTCACTATGCTAAAGAAAAAAATTAG
Coding sequences:
- a CDS encoding SBBP repeat-containing protein; protein product: MKKILLIFFFSIVSMSNHIFFFTTSLLAQVDIAWVKRYNWPTNFDDWATDLAIDASGNVYVTGVSGSGYDSTSQPDYATIKYRPNGDTAWVRRYNGPTGIFDAADAIAVDSSGNVYVTGACDFTGTHSDYATIKYYPNGDTAWVRIYSGPANAWDEGLDIAVDVSGNMYVTGYSTGIGVGYDFATIKYDPTGNELWVKRYNGPGNYNDVPHGMVLDRSGNAYVTGYTTVGPGRALDYVTIKYYPNGDTAWVRRYNGLGNDWDEAFAIAIDDSDNVYVTGGSAGIGSYANYFDYATIKYYANGDTAWVRRYNGPDNSLDESRDITVDGFGNVYVTGGSIGNGTGFDYATIKYYPDGDTAWVRRYNGPRNDEDGSSSIAIDTAGNVYVTGWSYGNGTDRDYTTIQYDPNGAMVWLKRYNGPGNYYDWADEITVDGLGNVYVTGWSVGAGTREDYATIKYVNLLRWDVNNDKKLNVSDVVYLINYLLRNGPAPDPLTSGDASCDDEVNITDVVYLINYFFKGGPAPA